One Gossypium raimondii isolate GPD5lz chromosome 3, ASM2569854v1, whole genome shotgun sequence genomic window carries:
- the LOC105794560 gene encoding protein NOI4 translates to MSSYGKGQALPKFGEWDVNDPASAEGYTAIFNLARDEKRTGGNVTVVATEGIKSQQKQGARKEKRKHKYCIKRKWFCFA, encoded by the exons ATGTCATCC TATGGTAAAGGACAAGCACTGCCAAAATTTGGTGAATGGGATGTAAATGATCCAGCCTCAGCTGAAGGATATACTGCCATTTTTAACCTAGCTAGAGATGAGAAGAGAACTGGTGGGAATGTCACAGTTGTTGCCACTGAAGGTATAAAATCACAACAGAAACAAGGTGCGCgcaaggagaaaagaaaacacaaatATTGCATTAAG AGAAAATGGTTTTGCTTTGCTTGA